In Alkalihalobacterium alkalinitrilicum, a genomic segment contains:
- the fabF gene encoding beta-ketoacyl-ACP synthase II: protein MKRRVVITGLGTVSPIGCDVETMWNNAITGVSGVAPLTRVDASKFPMKVAAEVSDFDPTQFMDKKDARKMDRFTQFAVAASIMALEDADLKITDEIAPRVGVWIGSGIGGMETYEQQFRIFEEKGYRRVSPFFVPMMIPDMASGQVSIVTGAKGINSCSVTACASGTNSIGDAFKVIQRGDADFMITGGAEAPITDMAVAGFCAAKAISTNEDPKNASRPFDLNRDGFVMGEGAGILILESLESAQARGAKIYAEIAGYGATGDAYHVTAPAPEGEGGVRAMLQAIADADLQPEELDYMNAHGTSTPYNDKFETMAIKTVFGDHAKELAISSTKSMTGHLLGAAGAVEAIFTAKAIEEGIIPPTINYETPDPECDLDYVPNEARKQNIRAAISNSLGFGGHNACIVLKKYAE from the coding sequence ATGAAAAGACGTGTAGTTATTACAGGATTAGGAACTGTGTCACCAATCGGTTGTGATGTTGAAACGATGTGGAATAATGCCATTACAGGTGTTTCGGGTGTTGCCCCTTTAACACGTGTGGATGCATCCAAATTTCCTATGAAAGTTGCAGCGGAAGTTAGCGATTTTGATCCTACACAATTTATGGATAAAAAAGACGCTCGGAAAATGGACCGCTTTACTCAATTTGCGGTTGCAGCATCAATAATGGCACTAGAAGATGCTGACTTAAAAATTACGGACGAGATCGCACCTCGTGTTGGTGTTTGGATTGGGTCAGGTATCGGTGGAATGGAAACGTACGAACAACAATTCCGTATATTTGAGGAAAAAGGTTATCGTCGTGTAAGTCCTTTCTTTGTGCCAATGATGATTCCTGATATGGCTTCAGGACAAGTGTCAATTGTAACTGGTGCAAAAGGGATTAATTCTTGTTCGGTAACAGCATGTGCTTCTGGTACAAACTCAATTGGAGATGCATTTAAAGTTATACAACGTGGAGATGCGGATTTCATGATTACAGGAGGAGCTGAAGCACCGATTACTGACATGGCGGTTGCTGGTTTCTGTGCTGCTAAAGCGATTTCGACGAATGAAGATCCGAAAAATGCATCAAGACCATTTGATTTGAACCGAGATGGCTTTGTTATGGGAGAAGGAGCTGGGATCCTTATTTTAGAGTCACTGGAGTCAGCTCAAGCGCGTGGAGCAAAAATCTATGCAGAAATCGCTGGATATGGCGCAACAGGTGATGCTTACCATGTAACAGCTCCAGCTCCAGAAGGTGAAGGCGGCGTACGAGCGATGCTCCAGGCTATTGCAGACGCTGATTTGCAACCTGAAGAATTAGATTACATGAATGCACATGGAACAAGTACTCCATATAATGATAAGTTTGAAACGATGGCTATTAAAACAGTATTTGGAGATCATGCGAAAGAGTTAGCTATTAGTTCAACAAAGTCAATGACGGGGCATTTACTAGGGGCAGCTGGGGCTGTAGAAGCAATTTTTACAGCAAAAGCGATCGAAGAAGGTATTATTCCTCCAACGATCAATTACGAAACACCTGACCCTGAATGTGATTTAGATTATGTTCCAAACGAAGCGAGAAAACAAAACATTAGAGCAGCGATTAGCAACTCTCTCGGTTTTGGTGGACATAATGCTTGCATCGTTCTTAAGAAGTATGCTGAATAA